The proteins below are encoded in one region of Edaphobacter bradus:
- a CDS encoding glycosyltransferase family 4 protein: MKTAHIVHLSTYPVDDIRIFQKACKSEVAEGYRVTQIVCHECDGFVDGVAIRSVAPSTGRLSRVFGLSWKMYREARRLDADIYQFHHPDLVPAGLLLKLSGKKVIYDTRECYPDKILSMRWIPVKLRHPISAAFALYERITSAVWDHVLVADRYSARAFSGRPVSVVPNYPLLASVKRPEVRQHDKHTLIYVGGLTKERGLLVMLKIAELLRDRNVELQLMGGCFFAEDEERIRAVPNVQYLGNQNLQAVYQRIAEADLGLLLLQPVPAYSYAGENTLKLFEYMWCELPLVSSDFPNLRQIIGGAQCGICIDPCNAERAAAAIMNLLEQPTLRHQMGRNGRDAVLQAYNWPAASKVLSQAYKKVLSNNRSSGEPLPLWIREPVQAVPYSVNGVR; encoded by the coding sequence ATGAAAACAGCACACATTGTGCATCTCAGCACGTATCCCGTCGACGATATACGTATTTTTCAGAAGGCGTGTAAGTCGGAGGTGGCAGAGGGGTACCGAGTTACGCAGATTGTCTGCCATGAGTGCGATGGATTCGTCGATGGCGTCGCGATACGATCAGTGGCTCCATCCACGGGACGACTCTCGCGCGTGTTCGGTCTTTCCTGGAAGATGTACCGGGAGGCCAGACGGCTAGACGCCGACATATACCAGTTTCACCATCCTGATCTAGTTCCAGCAGGACTTCTGCTCAAACTCTCCGGCAAGAAGGTGATCTACGATACCCGCGAATGTTATCCGGACAAGATCCTGTCTATGCGATGGATTCCCGTTAAGTTGCGACATCCGATAAGCGCAGCCTTCGCACTCTATGAACGGATTACAAGCGCAGTGTGGGATCATGTGCTTGTGGCTGATCGCTACTCGGCGCGAGCGTTCTCAGGTCGCCCTGTCAGTGTGGTGCCCAATTATCCGCTACTCGCTTCTGTGAAGCGCCCCGAGGTCAGGCAACATGACAAGCACACGCTGATCTACGTAGGTGGGTTGACTAAAGAACGCGGCCTCTTGGTTATGCTGAAGATTGCGGAACTGCTCCGAGACCGCAATGTGGAATTACAACTCATGGGGGGGTGCTTCTTCGCGGAGGATGAAGAACGCATCCGCGCCGTGCCTAATGTTCAATACCTCGGGAATCAGAACCTGCAGGCTGTATACCAGCGCATTGCTGAAGCGGACCTTGGACTATTGCTTCTGCAGCCAGTGCCAGCCTATTCGTACGCGGGAGAAAACACGCTAAAGCTATTCGAGTATATGTGGTGCGAACTTCCGCTGGTGTCCTCCGATTTTCCGAATCTGAGGCAAATCATCGGGGGAGCACAGTGTGGAATCTGCATCGATCCATGCAATGCAGAGCGAGCCGCCGCGGCCATCATGAACTTGCTTGAGCAGCCAACGCTACGCCATCAAATGGGACGGAACGGCCGTGACGCAGTCCTTCAAGCCTATAACTGGCCGGCGGCGAGCAAGGTCCTGAGTCAGGCATATAAGAAGGTGCTCAGTAACAACCGCTCCTCGGGCGAACCCTTGCCTCTCTGGATCAGAGAGCCGGTTCAGGCTGTTCCATACAGCGTCAACGGCGTTCGATAG